CGCAGCGACTATTCGGCGCAGGGAAGGGGCTATCCAGTCACTGAGTAGCACTGCTGGCACACTGAAAATATTCTGAAGGGAAACAAATCACAGCTAACAGGCTCGATTTGTTTCCGTGGTTATGTTAAGTATATTACTGCCTATTGTCACTATACAGGACAGATGGGTCAACTACTCAAGATGAAGAAGGAGCGCACCCTCATCACGGTACAGGTCCAGCCCGGCGCCAGCCGGAACCAGGTCGCGCGCTACACCGACGGCGTCCTGCACGTGCGGATTGCCGCGCCTCCGGTCAGGGGCAAGGCCAACCGGGAGCTGATTGCGTTCCTCAGCGATGTCCTCGGCGTGAGTAAGAGCAGCCTGTCAATAGAGAAAGGCCACACCAGCCGGAGGAAGGTCATTGCGGTGGAGGGGATGGAGCAGGGGGAGGTTGTGGGACGGATTGAGGGTTTGGATAGGTGAGCGGTGTGGTGGTGCTCTAACCCTCGCCCCTAAGATGCAGGGAGGAGTAAGGGGGGCTCCCCTAAGAAGGGGGACACCCCTCTCTAACTCTCCGAAGCGGAACACGGCTCAAGGGGGACACCCCCTTAGACCCCCGTTCCATAGGGGTTGCACCCCTCTGGACACCCCAAAATGGTGCGAGGGTATCTCCATAGGCAGGGACCGTTTTCACCTAAGGGGGTACCGAGATACTGTGGCAATATCTGGCCAGACACGCAGGCTGTACCCGGCAGACGATTATCGCCCTTGAGCAGGGAAAATACGTGCCTTCCATCAAGCTCGCATTCGGGCTTGCCAGGGCCTTCGGCGTCACGATAGAAGAGGTCTTTCAATACGGGGAGACAGAATAGGTGGTTGCGGGAATGGGGGAGGGGGAGGTTGTGGGACGGATTGAGGGTTTGGAGGGTGTACAGCGGTGCTTTGACCCTCGCCTCTGAAGGTGAAGGGAGGATTAAGGGGGGGCTCCCCTCAGAAGGGGGACACCCCCTTAGACCCCCGTTCCATAGGGGTTGCACCCCTCTGGACACCCCAAAATGGTGTGGGGCCAGTTGGTCGGCAGGCGTCATTCGCACCTTATAGACTAGCGCGCTGTTCCGGCAAGAGCTGGCCAGACACGCAGGCTGTACCCGACAGACGATTATCGCCCTTGAGCGGGGGAAATACGTGCCTTCCATCAAGCTCGCCTTCGGGCTTGCCAGGGCCTTCGGCGTCACGATAGAAGAGGTCTTTCAATACGGGGAGACAGAATAGGTGGTTGCGGGAATGGGGGAGGGGGAGGTTGTGGGACGGATTGAGGGTTTGGAGGGTGTACAGCGGTGCTTTGA
This portion of the Dehalococcoidales bacterium genome encodes:
- a CDS encoding DUF167 domain-containing protein, encoding MGQLLKMKKERTLITVQVQPGASRNQVARYTDGVLHVRIAAPPVRGKANRELIAFLSDVLGVSKSSLSIEKGHTSRRKVIAVEGMEQGEVVGRIEGLDR
- a CDS encoding helix-turn-helix transcriptional regulator, which translates into the protein MARHAGCTRQTIIALEQGKYVPSIKLAFGLARAFGVTIEEVFQYGETE
- a CDS encoding helix-turn-helix transcriptional regulator codes for the protein MARHAGCTRQTIIALERGKYVPSIKLAFGLARAFGVTIEEVFQYGETE